A region from the Medicago truncatula cultivar Jemalong A17 chromosome 6, MtrunA17r5.0-ANR, whole genome shotgun sequence genome encodes:
- the LOC112422667 gene encoding uncharacterized protein, with product MECVTTATASVLVNGCPTDEFHFERGLRQGDPLSPFLFLLAAEGLNVMMSAVASNGLFTSYSVGTQILVSVSHLQFADDTLLVGIKSWANVRAMKAVLLLFEAISGLKVNFHKSMLFGVNITESWLHEAAVVMHCRHGRLPFIYLGLPIGGDPRKLIFWYPLVERIRRRLSRWKSKNLSLGGKWVWRVLEDKESLWNVVLRAKYGEFGGRVRFCEGVGSIWWRQLNQVRAGVGLVESTWLVDNIGRKVDIADRWVWRLHSSQVYTVHSAYSYLTAVDTNITADFDQFLWLKAVPLKVNIFVWRLFLNRLATKDNLRKRNILEATNVSCGALCGNEEDMDHLFFQCNYYGRLWLMISDWLGFVTVLNGNLYSHAHQFCALGGFSKNSMQAFTIIWISVLYTI from the exons ATGGAGTGCGTTACAACTGCTACAGCTTCAGTACTAGTGAATGGTTGCCCGACTGATGAGTTTCATTTTGAAAGAGGACTCCGTCAAGGGGATCCTCTATCTCCGTTTCTGTTTCTGCTAGCGGCTGAAGGCCTTAACGTGATGATGTCTGCGGTTGCCTCCAATGGATTGTTTACATCGTATTCAGTTGGGACGCAGATACTTGTGTCGGTGTCTCATTTGCAGTTTGCTGACGACACTTTATTGGTTGGTATTAAGTCTTGGGCTAATGTTAGAGCAATGAAGGCTgttcttttattatttgaagCTATATCAGGTCTAAAAGTTAATTTTCACAAAAGCATGTTGTTTGGTGTGAATATTACTGAGTCGTGGTTACATGAGGCAGCAGTGGTAATGCATTGTAGACATGGACGGTTACCTTTCATTTATTTAGGTTTGCCTATTGGTGGAGATCCTCGTAAACTTATCTTTTGGTACCCTTTGGTAGAGAGAATTCGTCGTCGGTTATCTAGGTGGAAGTCTAAAAATTTATCGTTGGGAG GAAAGTGGGTGTGGAGGGTTTTGGAGGATAAGGAAAGTTTATGGAATGTGGTGTTGCGTGCTAAATACGGAGAGTTTGGGGGGAGGGTGCGGTTTTGTGAGGGTGTTGGATCGATTTGGTGGCGTCAGTTAAACCAAGTTAGAGCTGGTGTGGGGTTGGTTGAGTCTACGTGGTTGGTTGATAACATAGGCAGGAAG gtTGACATAGCTGACAGATGGGTGTGGAGACTCCACTCATCACAAGTATACACGGTGCATTCTGCTTATTCTTACTTAACAGCGGTGGATACTAACATCACTGCAGATTTTGATCAATTTCTATGGCTTAAAGCGGTTCCcttaaaagttaatatttttgtttggcgGCTTTTTCTGAATAGACTTGCTACAAAGGATAATCTTCGTAAGAGGAATATCCTTGAGGCAACCAATGTTTCTTGTGGTGCTTTATGTGGTAACGAGGAGGACATGGATCATTTGTTTTTCCAATGCAACTATTATGGTCGTTTATGGCTTATGATTTCGGATTGGTTAGGTTTTGTTACGGTTCTCAATGGCAATTTATATTCTCATGCTCATCAGTTTTGCGCTCTAGGTGGGTTCTCAAAGAATTCTATGCAAGCTTTTACTATCATTTGGATTTCGGTCTTATATACTATATGA
- the LOC11428444 gene encoding kunitz-type trypsin inhibitor-like 1 protein, whose amino-acid sequence MNPILSLTISFFLFAFITNLSPNNAAKQVLDIHGTPLIPGSQYYIFPASENPNSGGLTLNKVGDLECPVTVLQNNAMIGLPVKFTVPENNTGNILTGTDLEIEFTKKPDCAESSKWLMFLDHNTQLSCVGIGGATNYHGIETISGKFLIVKHGSGHVYRLGFCLDVTGDCGYIGLQMFNSEEGGSRLFLTAVDAYSVVFVDANGNSALSI is encoded by the coding sequence ATGAATCCTATTTTATCCCTCACCATTTCCTTCTTCCTATTTGCTTTTATCACCAATCTTTCACCAAACAATGCTGCTAAACAAGTCTTAGACATACATGGTACCCCCCTTATCCCTGGTAGCCAATACTACATTTTTCCAGCTAGTGAAAACCCTAACAGTGGAGGACTAACCTTAAACAAAGTTGGTGATTTAGAATGTCCAGTAACTGTCCTACAAAATAATGCTATGATAGGTTTACCAGTTAAATTCACCGTCCCAGAAAACAACACCGGTAATATCTTGACTGGTACCGATCTTGAGATTGAGTTTACTAAGAAGCCTGATTGTGCTGAATCATCAAAATGGTTGATGTTTCTTGATCATAATACTCAACTAAGTTGTGTTGGTATTGGTGGTGCAACAAACTATCATGGTATAGAAACAATAAGTGGCAAATTCTTAATAGTGAAACATGGATCTGGTCATGTTTATAGGCTTGGATTTTGTTTGGATGTAACTGGTGATTGTGGTTATATTGGACTTCAAATGTTCAATTCTGAAGAAGGTGGATCACGTTTGTTTTTGACTGCAGTTGATGCTTATTCTGTTGTATTTGTTGATGCTAATGGAAATAGTGCTTTGTCTATTTAG
- the LOC11433973 gene encoding UPF0481 protein At3g47200 — protein MSSSRLLKDINSMLNTAESPSTDDCCIYKVPYVIRRHNKDAYTPKVVSIGPFHHGQPQLQNMESQKLIYFKDFLQRTKACLNDLVGYIESILSDFKRCYSETLPFSHDELVKLILINSAFIIQLFWTSYYEGCLFKPWLDNGIRHDLWLLENQLPFFVIEKIYSLSLTNVPTTMIHSFLKLTIHYFGYYNKSKLNFDKGDIIIRHFTDLIRIFHLQHPIESRPSRDRVCLGMIKHLPSATELLEAGVRFKVNTESKCLLDLRFSGGVLEIPQLKVQDSTETLLRNMVALEQCHYPDDSYITDYRSVLDYLINTGKDVDILVQREILENMLGDGDSVANLFNGLGKNVTRSTISSQFSILCKDLNAYCKNPRHKLKATLRRDYCKTPWQTAASIAGILLLVLTLLQSVCSVLQVVQAS, from the coding sequence ATGTCATCCTCCCGCTTGCTGAAGGATATCAATTCCATGCTCAACACAGCAGAGTCACCTTCAACCGATGACTGTTGTATCTATAAGGTCCCCTATGTTATTCGCAGACACAACAAAGACGCATACACCCCCAAGGTCGTTTCTATTGGCCCCTTTCACCACGGTCAACCCCAGCTCCAAAACATGGAAAGTCAGAAACTCATTTACTTCAAGGATTTTCTCCAAAGAACCAAGGCATGTTTAAACGACTTAGTCGGCTACATAGAATCTATCTTATCTGATTTCAAACGTTGTTATTCCGAAACCCTACCATTTTCTCATGATGAACTTGTTAAGTTAATCTTAATCAATTCCGCTTTTataattcaacttttttggACATCCTATTACGAAGGGTGTCTCTTTAAACCTTGGTTAGATAATGGTATAAGACACGATTTATGGTTACTTGAAAATCAGCTTCCCTTTTTCGTTATTGAAAAAATTTACAGTCTTTCATTGACTAATGTTCCTACCACTATGATCCATTCTTTTCTTAAACTCACTATTCATTATTTTGGTTATtacaataaatcaaaattgaattttgataagGGTGATATTATTATAAGGCACTTCACTGATCTGATTCGGATATTTCATTTGCAACATCCTATTGAAAGTCGGCCGAGTAGAGACCGGGTCTGCCTAGGGATGATAAAACATCTACCGAGTGCAACTGAGTTGTTAGAAGCTGGAGTTAGGTTTAAAGTGAACACTGAAAGTAAGTGTTTACTTGACTTGAGGTTTTCGGGAGGAGTTCTTGAAATTCCTCAATTAAAAGTTCAGGATTCGACTGAAACTTTATTACGGAATATGGTTGCTTTGGAGCAGTGTCATTACCCTGATGATTCATATATTACTGATTATCGTTCTGTTTTGGATTACCTTATAAATACTGGTAAGGATGTGGATATACTTGTTCAGAGGGAAATACTGGAAAATATGCTTGGAGACGGTGATTCTGTGGCTAACTTGTTTAATGGTCTTGGTAAAAATGTTACACGTTCTACAATCAGTTCTCAATTCTCTATTCTTTGCAAAGACTTAAATGCTTATTGTAAGAATCCACGACATAAGTTGAAGGCTACTCTCAGGCGTGATTATTGCAAAACTCCTTGGCAAACTGCTGCTTCCATTGCGGGAATCTTACTACTTGTTCTCACTTTACTTCAATCAGTTTGTTCTGTCTTGCAAGTTGTACAAGCCTCCTAG
- the LOC25495251 gene encoding kunitz-type trypsin inhibitor-like 1 protein — protein MNPILSLSLSFFLVFVFITNLSPNNAAKQVLDIHGTPLIPGSQYYIFPASENPNSGGLTLNKVGNLECPVTVLQNNAMIGLPVKFTIPENSTGNILTGTDLEIEFTKKADCAEASKWLMFVDHNTQLSCVGIGGATNYHGIETISGKFLIVKHGSGHVYRLGFCLDVTGNCGYIGLQMFNSEEGGSRLFLTAIDVYSVLFVEANGNSAL, from the coding sequence ATGAATCCCATTTTATCCCTTAGCCTTTCCTTCTTCCTAGTATTTGTTTTTATCACCAATCTTTCACCAAACAATGCTGCTAAACAAGTATTAGACATACATGGTACCCCCCTTATCCCTGGTAGCCAATACTACATTTTTCCAGCTAGTGAAAACCCTAACAGTGGAGGACTAACCCTAAACAAAGTTGGTAATTTAGAGTGTCCAGTAACTGTCCTACAAAATAATGCTATGATAGGTTTACCAGTTAAATTCACCATCCCAGAAAACAGCACTGGTAATATCTTGACCGGTACCGATCTTGAGATCGAGTTCACTAAAAAGGCTGATTGTGCTGAAGCATCAAAATGGTTGATGTTTGTTGATCATAATACTCAACTAAGTTGTGTTGGTATTGGTGGTGCAACAAACTATCATGGTATAGAAACAATAAGTGGCAAATTCTTAATAGTGAAACATGGATCTGGTCATGTTTATAGGCTTGGATTTTGTTTGGATGTAACTGGAAATTGTGGCTATATTGGACTTCAAATGTTCAATTCTGAAGAAGGTGGATCACGTTTGTTTTTGACTGCAATTGATGTTTATTCTGTTCTATTTGTTGAAGCTAATGGAAATAGtgctttgtaa